In Candidatus Babeliales bacterium, one genomic interval encodes:
- the secA gene encoding preprotein translocase subunit SecA — protein sequence MISRIIAKIVGTNNERQIKKMFPTVEKINALEPLISSLSDEQLAHKTIEFKSQLAAGKTIDDILPEVFAVVRETSYRTLGQRHFDVQLMGGMVLHQGKISEMKTGEGKTLTATLALYLNALTGKGAHLVTVNDYLARRDSEWMGPIYTFLGLEVACLQNSMTDAERQKAYAADILYATNNELGFDYLRDNMKFRKNDLVQRELAFAIVDEVDSILIDEARTPLIISGSSEEVGSLYRDADRVVSFLEKGTDYEIDEKARTVLLTEAGVDKVEAAFNITNLYFIEHMQLLHHINQALRAHALFKRDVDYVVTDNQVLIVDEFTGRILPGRRYSDGLHQALEAKENVEIERESQTLASITLQNFFRLYKKLAGMTGTAATESEEFHNIYKLDVISIPTNRTMIRKDMPDLIFLTKNAKYKAIVEDIKERHKTGQPVLIGTIAIETSELLSAILTANGIQHEVLNAKQHEREAEIIAHAGERGRITIATNMAGRGTDIKLTAESIIAGGLYILGTERHESRRIDNQLRGRSGRQGDPGESRFYISLEDDLVRIFAGDSLKQKMVFFGMEEDEIIESRLVSKTIERAQERVEKHNFDNRKHLLEYDDVLNQQRIVIYNHRLDALEGENRIYELIRDFIVTIVQELIAYNAPTRNINPEQVAKIYEALEYMTGLTAKDFDSSNISTGNVELFATDLINFLLDRYDLYRKNHNENVIKAAEKWLVLETIDKAWRQHMLNLDHLKEGIGLRGWGQKNPLIEYKREAFDMFREMMTHIRFDIVHHIFHLNTAQFNAQQFEERRDQELEQLNFSGNNDPA from the coding sequence ATGATCTCACGGATAATCGCAAAAATAGTCGGCACAAATAACGAGCGTCAAATTAAGAAGATGTTCCCTACTGTTGAGAAAATTAATGCATTAGAACCATTAATAAGCTCATTATCCGATGAACAACTTGCCCATAAAACAATCGAATTTAAATCACAATTAGCCGCTGGCAAAACGATTGACGATATTTTACCAGAAGTATTTGCCGTTGTACGCGAAACTTCATATCGAACACTTGGCCAACGTCATTTCGATGTACAGTTAATGGGTGGAATGGTACTCCATCAAGGCAAAATATCTGAAATGAAAACGGGTGAAGGTAAAACACTTACTGCAACCTTGGCTCTTTATCTGAATGCATTAACTGGTAAAGGTGCGCATTTAGTTACCGTCAACGATTATCTTGCTCGCCGTGACTCAGAATGGATGGGCCCTATTTATACATTTCTTGGCCTTGAAGTAGCTTGTTTGCAAAATTCAATGACCGATGCTGAACGTCAAAAAGCGTATGCTGCTGATATTTTATACGCAACAAACAATGAACTTGGTTTTGACTATTTGCGTGACAACATGAAATTCCGTAAAAACGATCTTGTACAACGAGAACTTGCATTTGCCATTGTCGATGAAGTTGACTCAATTTTGATTGATGAAGCGCGTACTCCTCTCATTATTTCAGGCTCATCTGAAGAAGTTGGTTCTTTATACCGCGATGCTGACCGTGTAGTATCCTTCTTGGAAAAAGGCACTGATTACGAAATTGATGAAAAAGCACGTACTGTATTACTAACAGAAGCTGGCGTTGATAAAGTTGAAGCGGCATTTAATATTACAAATTTATACTTCATCGAACACATGCAACTACTGCACCACATTAATCAAGCCTTACGTGCACACGCTCTTTTCAAACGCGATGTTGATTATGTTGTCACCGATAATCAAGTACTCATTGTTGACGAATTTACCGGACGTATTTTACCAGGACGTCGCTACAGCGATGGTTTACATCAAGCCCTTGAAGCAAAAGAAAATGTTGAAATAGAACGCGAAAGCCAAACGTTAGCTAGTATTACGCTACAAAATTTTTTCAGACTTTATAAAAAACTTGCTGGTATGACCGGTACTGCTGCAACAGAAAGTGAAGAATTCCATAATATTTATAAGCTTGATGTTATCTCTATTCCAACTAATCGTACTATGATCAGAAAAGATATGCCTGATCTTATTTTTTTAACAAAGAATGCAAAGTATAAGGCAATCGTAGAAGATATAAAAGAACGTCACAAAACAGGTCAACCTGTTCTTATTGGTACTATTGCAATTGAAACATCTGAACTATTAAGCGCAATTTTAACTGCAAATGGCATTCAACATGAAGTATTAAATGCTAAACAACATGAACGAGAAGCAGAGATTATTGCTCATGCAGGTGAACGTGGCCGTATTACTATTGCAACAAATATGGCGGGACGCGGTACTGATATCAAACTTACTGCCGAATCAATTATTGCCGGTGGATTATATATTTTAGGCACTGAACGTCACGAAAGTAGGCGTATTGATAATCAGCTGAGAGGACGATCTGGTCGTCAAGGCGATCCAGGCGAATCTCGTTTTTATATTTCACTTGAAGATGATTTAGTTCGTATTTTTGCCGGAGACTCATTAAAACAAAAAATGGTATTCTTTGGTATGGAAGAGGATGAAATTATTGAATCCCGTCTTGTTTCTAAAACAATTGAACGAGCACAAGAACGCGTTGAAAAACATAACTTTGATAATCGCAAACATTTACTTGAATATGATGATGTCTTAAATCAGCAACGTATTGTCATCTATAATCATCGCCTTGATGCTCTTGAGGGTGAAAATCGCATTTACGAACTCATTCGTGATTTTATTGTCACTATAGTTCAAGAGCTTATTGCGTATAATGCGCCAACAAGAAACATAAACCCTGAACAAGTCGCAAAAATATACGAAGCTTTGGAATATATGACCGGCTTGACAGCTAAAGATTTTGACTCTTCAAATATTAGCACGGGCAATGTTGAATTGTTCGCAACAGATCTTATTAATTTCTTGCTCGATCGCTATGATCTTTACCGTAAAAATCACAACGAAAATGTTATAAAAGCAGCCGAAAAATGGCTTGTTTTAGAAACAATAGATAAAGCATGGCGTCAACATATGCTCAACCTTGACCATCTTAAAGAGGGAATTGGGCTGCGTGGTTGGGGACAAAAAAACCCACTCATTGAGTACAAACGTGAAGCATTTGATATGTTCCGTGAAATGATGACACATATCCGTTTTGATATTGTTCACCATATTTTCCATCTCAATACAGCGCAATTCAATGCACAACAATTTGAAGAACGACGCGATCAAGAGCTTGAGCAACTCAATTTTTCTGGCAATAACGATCCGGCATAA
- a CDS encoding RsmE family RNA methyltransferase — protein sequence MNGKAAGSKEKHEFALFVESLSSLLQEKDSGSNIIIADEKLVHRIVNVLRFGVGDMCILFDRSVHVSALITTFVGKKQVNVTIQSVQKTLVLQPTITFLLPLLKRDDYESALYALTEVGVSTIQLIFTQKIAHQLASSRDSERAQRILISAAEQSKNFAYPELQEPIALEIALKKYSTASSKIFFDPEGKKFFDVMKTLYDNKAEHVLLLVGPEGDLSLEEKKTLQVNDFIFCALTPTIIRAVQAAALGAGFVRSLLVSTTN from the coding sequence ATGAATGGCAAGGCAGCGGGTAGCAAAGAAAAGCATGAGTTTGCTCTATTTGTAGAATCATTATCCTCATTACTTCAAGAAAAAGATTCTGGTAGCAATATAATTATTGCTGATGAAAAATTGGTGCATCGAATAGTGAATGTTTTACGCTTCGGCGTTGGTGATATGTGTATTTTATTTGATCGAAGCGTGCATGTATCAGCACTTATTACAACTTTTGTTGGAAAAAAACAGGTCAATGTTACGATACAATCAGTACAAAAGACTCTTGTACTGCAACCAACTATTACCTTTCTGCTGCCTTTGCTTAAACGTGATGATTATGAATCGGCTCTGTACGCGCTCACTGAGGTTGGTGTAAGTACTATACAGTTGATCTTTACTCAAAAAATAGCGCATCAATTGGCTAGTAGTCGAGATAGTGAACGTGCACAACGAATACTTATTTCTGCAGCAGAGCAATCAAAAAATTTTGCTTATCCTGAGTTACAAGAGCCTATTGCTCTTGAGATAGCATTAAAAAAATACAGTACAGCTTCATCAAAAATCTTCTTTGATCCTGAAGGAAAAAAATTTTTTGATGTGATGAAAACATTGTACGATAACAAAGCAGAACACGTACTACTTCTTGTTGGGCCAGAAGGAGACTTAAGTTTAGAAGAAAAAAAAACATTACAGGTAAACGATTTCATTTTTTGTGCTCTTACCCCTACGATTATACGGGCTGTTCAGGCGGCAGCTCTTGGTGCTGGTTTTGTTCGCTCTCTTCTTGTTTCAACCACAAATTAA
- a CDS encoding ankyrin repeat domain-containing protein, whose protein sequence is MNNNKKNFITATHIDICNIKADLVMDLSLDHVYQEVNSLFLAHDIDLIVKSMSQFKYNFAYNLIEKMIDDETVCLSPEEKVKIIYGMITHSCPKKNVQYEWLDLLLKHPSLHAQTPVLLSLARSKYADVIALFIAWGKDRQKVEGRNGLLAGYAEQAFKAAVEDDDYAAVETLFSKKIRIAQPKASELLWYIVENGKNSKLISLLVSHAQADVNSADNGKTLLIVAVEKNNTDIVRVLLDEGAVVDRIVDNEAGTALTIAMKHKHHSVEQLLR, encoded by the coding sequence TTGAATAATAATAAAAAAAACTTTATAACGGCAACGCACATTGATATTTGTAATATCAAGGCAGATCTTGTAATGGATCTTTCTTTGGATCATGTCTATCAAGAAGTAAATTCGTTATTTTTAGCTCATGATATTGACTTGATTGTCAAATCGATGAGTCAATTCAAATATAATTTTGCGTATAATCTTATTGAAAAAATGATAGATGATGAGACGGTATGTTTATCGCCTGAAGAAAAAGTAAAAATTATTTATGGGATGATTACTCATTCCTGTCCAAAGAAAAATGTACAATATGAATGGCTTGATTTGCTACTGAAACATCCCTCATTACATGCTCAGACTCCTGTTCTGCTATCACTTGCACGTAGTAAGTATGCTGATGTTATTGCATTGTTTATTGCATGGGGTAAAGATCGCCAAAAAGTTGAAGGAAGAAATGGCCTTCTGGCTGGTTATGCTGAACAAGCATTTAAAGCAGCGGTAGAAGATGATGATTATGCAGCAGTAGAGACATTATTCAGCAAAAAAATTCGAATTGCTCAGCCTAAGGCATCAGAATTGCTGTGGTATATTGTGGAGAATGGTAAAAATAGTAAATTAATTTCATTATTAGTCAGCCATGCACAGGCGGATGTAAATTCTGCTGATAACGGAAAAACTCTGTTAATTGTGGCTGTTGAAAAAAATAACACGGATATTGTTCGTGTATTATTGGATGAAGGTGCAGTTGTCGATCGCATTGTTGATAATGAAGCTGGAACAGCACTTACCATTGCAATGAAGCATAAACATCATTCTGTTGAGCAGTTGTTGCG